aaccttttgccacaagtctcgccttatacctttctatgttccctttggagtcacgtttagtcttgtagacccatttacagcctactgttttggctcctttaggaatctcctcaagttcccaaacattgttggaactcatcgatttcatctcatcttccatggcctctagccacttcgatgagtgaacacttttcatggcttcttcatatgaagtgggatcaccttctatatgaacttaTTCTGTgttataaactttataacaatcagggatggctgattttctgaccctttgagaccttctaggcccctcactttcaGGCATATTCTGTGCCTTTGTTTGTGGCACACTATTCTGAGGTGGCTGCTGTaactcttcctcgtgtgcaacgatgggttcagttggctcctgaaggacaggttcaaaaacttcactcatcgtttccacgggtggaatcacagcaggtgcctgcaccacaatatcagggactgtagcgggtgcttgcaccacaacctcaggaactatcggtgcgggaataataggtagtgagaagtatggttcctgaatcatcggattaggtgcacacacccgcttctcctcaagatcaatttctcgagctaccatgctccccctcaccatctcatcctctaagaaaatcgcctgtctcgtttctacaaactttgtgaatctgtctggacagtagaaacgaaaaccctttgatttttccgggtagccaatgaagtggcaacttactgttttgggatctagtttcccgatgtttgggttaaacactttggcctcagctgggctcccccacacacgtaagtggtttagtgagggtactcttcctgtccatagttcgtacggtgttttgggcaccgacttacttggtactctattaagaatgtgaatggcggtcttcagcgcctccatccacagtcccaatggtagggtggaatagctcatcatgctgcgcaccatatccatcagtgtacggttacgcctttcagctactccattttgctgaggttcGCCCGGCAttgaatactgggctactatgccattttcctgcaaaaaccttgcaaaaggtccaggaacttggccgaatggggtatgccgaccatagtactcccccccacgatcggatcttactattttgattcttttgttatgctgattttcaacttcagctttaaataacttaaatttatccaacgcttctgatctttctttgattggataaatgtaaccataacgggagtaatcatctgtgaatgttatgaacaagtcataaccatccacgcttttcacaggaaaaggtccacaaatatcagtgtggattatctctaaaactcctgtgctacgcttagcgccttttttaatttgctttacaaattttcctttaatgcaatcaacgcattgttctaagtctgagaactctaattgaggaagaatttcattcttaactaatctttctattctccccctcgaaatatggcctaaacgacagtgccataatttcgacgatgtttcatgagttctctttcttttctttgtttctttctctgacaaggatacattcatattcacatcacacacagaattaaCTTTTTCACGtaatgataataaatacaactcattgtgaaggatggcaacaccaacgcatgcattatcgaaccaaatggcacactttccattaccaaaatgacattcataaccatcatggtccaaacgtgaaatacttattaagtttctgtgtaatgagggaacataaagcacatctttaagtacaagcatgaaaccatcaactagctctaaggagacatcgccaacagcttcaacttctgcttggactccatttgcgacttcaacgcatctttcgcttctttgcgtagtcctcgtcgaatggaatccctgtaaagaatttgcaacatgaacagttgcacctgagtcaatccaccaagtagatttcgaatactgtgtatacaaggattcatttacaaaagaaatagtattctcacctctttttgccattattgactttaaccagtcggggCAGTCTTTCTTGAAATGCCCCTTCTTCTTGCAATGTAGACATTGGTCTTTGTCTACTGGGAGAAgcttttggtgattctgctgcataggagcttttccacgtgccttgaaagaggggttagcaatcttttttctgttatccttcacatagtgcaatgagccaccatgtgaggatctaagtctgtccttttcctgcacgcacatggcgatcattttctccatgtcccactgttctggctgcatgttgtaattgacaacaaaagtgtcaaactctttaggcagagaagcaaaaaccaaatgcataatgtgcccaggcttgagctcaagatccataggcttcagctgcgctgccaagttatacatcctcatgatgtgatctcttatgccagtccctccgccattgtacctctctgtggccagctgcttgaacagctgggtagcatatatctttgaggaaccagtgaactgattccttatcttgtcgaggtactctgaaacggagtcacactctgcaatcgagcccaaaatggcaggctcaatcgtattctttaccaaagccatacatttcttgttggcagtggtccactgtttgttttcaagggtgtatgccaactccagtggagcatagtccctttccttttgctgccatgcagcatcatcatcaccatcagccctcactggcttctgtggagcttgtggctgcggtgtggtcagcacccagtcaacttctccacaaacgaaggagaactcaatcttcttcctccattctgtgTAGTTGTTGCCTTTGAGAATGagtatctctttgagacacaccattaagttgaatgatcctgaaattcacaatccataagtgagatcataacgacaattgcatgatttatttccaacgttggtcaaaaaataaaacatacaactgttgatgcaatttaaaactatatcaccgttgggcagaaatagaaataaaagcatcaaaaaaacgttttaaatcatgatacagttattaacaacgttggtcagaaaataacagcaccatgatctaattaactttaCCATGCTCTCACACAAAATTtaattatcccgttggttcaaaattaaattttaaatggagcaataaatatgacttttccagcggaaactgtgaaataaatctattttcagaagcaaaacactgtataaaactttattaatctctaatacaaattatcccgttggttcaaattagattagagactaaaactGTGCAAAAACCATTAACtaaatgcttctggaaatagaaaaaacaaaaaatcagAGGTTACTGTGCGAAACGCGAAAATCGGCCCGCGcgcgaaaacggcccacagccTGTTCCCGCACGCGGCCCGCtcgcgcgacgccggcggcctgtCAAACGCGGCCCAGCCGGCCCATTAACGCGCGATGCAGGCGGCCCGCGAAAACGGCGCAGGCGGCCCGCGAAACGCGGCTTGACGCCGGCCTCTGGTGCGGCGCGCGCGCaggccgcaacctgggcctgggccgcgaaagcggcctgccgccgcgtcccgcCTGGGCCGTTTGCGGCCCAATCTACCGCGGATCCCCGCCGGCCGCTGTGAGCCGTTGATTTGGATCGAACGGCCACGAGTGAAAATCGGCGGATCAAAACCCGGCGGAGCGCCGGCTCCCCCGGAACCCTAGCCACTTTCCTTCTTTCCCCCCGCGCGCTGTCTCCTCGcgctctcgccgcggcggcggcggcggggctgtctctcccgtgcccggcgatggccggcggcggcggtggagggatagccccgccggcgcacggccgcggcagcccccctcctcccctcttttgctagccttccCCCTTCTTCTCTCCAAAAAGACCCGAAAGATCGAGATCtagatgaagaaggagaagggccggcgccaccgcgggccccctcgccggcgcgcgcgtccaccctgagggttgggcgcgccgccgtcgagcggtcctgTAGTGGTGCTTGTGCGCCCCCCCGGGCCCCGAGCGGAAGCTCCGGCGGCTCGGGTGAGCCTTTTctccggcgagcccgaggctcggccggcctttgccactcgccggcgatggccggcggcggtgaaggcgaCAGCAGGTAAGTGGTCCCGTGTCTCCCTTgctttagatctagggttagggttagggttttggttctgttgcttttctttcttcttctttttctcgatCTAATTCTTTTCCCGATCTAGAGTAGCTTCTAggaggtgtctgataccattgttagggcCTAGCCTAGGATCACTAGAGAACATCTAGTCGGGTTCGAGAGAGACATGAGTGGGCAAGGGGTTCCTGATGAGTGCCTAGTGTGAGAGAGAGGGAattggggtaccttcacccctaggggtgggagcagcagagctgctggccatcgcgggttcggTTGAtgtagtctgcgcaaggcagcgacgcgcagtgcagtccggtcgccggtgaggtagCAGTGgcgcttcccgccgctactgcgcaacctagatcggtaggtgtgtcggtgggggcggctggctgcggcgaacctcgtgagccgagccgggtcccccaccctgtttatatagcgcagcgcgacaggggcccactacccattgatagggtaagcgcccccgatcagggcgcagatcaaggtcctgattggcctttgggctaatcgggaaagagatcaatctaacaggACCACCTCCAAGAACTGATCGACAAGTAGCTGATGGAGCCGTCGGAGGTGGAGGCCCcgacgtcgtcggcggcggccaggtGCTGGGTGAAGGAGGTGCGCGAGCTCTCCTACGACATCGACGACTTCCTCGACGAGCTCGTCTATGGACtcaacgccaccgccgcctcacaCAAGGACCTCCGTGGCAAGATCGCTAAGGTCCGCGAggaccggagccggagccgctgGGTCGCCGACGAAACCACACGATTCAAGTCTCGACTGGAGGAGGCGATTCAGCGGCACAAGAGGTACAATCTTGACAAACTCCAGAATCGACAGATCAGAATCGATTCGAATGAACCCCCGATTCCACCTCTGTATGGGGTGACGGTTGCACGCCTTGTTGGTATCGACAGCTCCATGGAAAAGCTAGCTTGAAGAATGGCTGAATGGTGATGGGGAGCAGCGGCTTAGAGTGGCGTCCATTATATTGTTGGGTTAGGGGGAGTTGGCAAGACAACAATGGCCAAAAGGAGCTGTATTGCAAGCTCAGAGGGCAGTTCGAGTGCCGGGCTTTTGCGCGGTCAGCCATGAAACCTGACATCAGGAGGCTGCATGCTCACCAGCATACTCTTGAAGAATggctgattgatgatttggagtTGCACAACCGCACAATCAGGGCACACCTACGACATAAGAGGTAAGATTTTGTAAACACGTTTATTCATCTACTTCATGTTGGTAAATCTAATTCTTGGATCAGTTTCTGATCATTTAGGCTTCGGGTTTGAATTAAAGAGGATTGTCTCATCACGGcatgccacctccgccgccgagtTGACCGCATGGACTTTACTTATTGAGCTTCTCACTAATTGCTTTCATTTAGGTCCAAAATTCCAGCATGATCTGACATGAATGATAATCCGCTACAACAACTTAAATTAATAAATTTGACAACTATTACAAAGTTGGCTTTTGACTACACCGAAACAAAATTCTATTGGCTTTGCAAATTTTTAGGCACCTGAAAGTTAGTTAATAAAATTTCATCACTTAAATTGCACCAACTTGGTTTGTTATTGGTACAACAAAATATGCagatttatatgaaaattactACATATGTTTTACATTGGGTAAAGAAACTATACATTTGAGTTGTTCAATTATTACTATGCGGTAAAACAAGTGATTGAAAAGTAACAAATTTCAGTCAATTGAATAATCCATACTGCGGTTGGGAACTCTCCCAAATTCTAATAACACCATCTTTACTCTTGGCTTAGCACAAGAATGTGCACCAGAAATCCAGGTTGTGCCAAATCTCTCATGTGCCATTATTTTTAGTATTTCTTAATGTTCAATCTTATCAAAAGCTTTTTCAAAATCTAGCTTGAGAAGGACTCTTTTTTGAAGTGATGACAGAGGTGTAAGTATTCAAATGACCATGCTAAATAGTCCTGGATAGTTCTAGGCTTAATAAACCATATTGATTGGCATGCACAAGTTCTACAATAACTTCCTGCAATCTATTGGCTACGAGTTTTGTGATGATTTTAATTGAAGAGTTTAAGAGTGATGTTGGCCTGAAATCTTGCACATTGTCTGCTCCATCCTTCTTTGGGATTAGAGTGATGTATGATCCATTTATACTTCTCAAGCATATATTCCCACTGTGAAAATCTCAGCAAAGGTCATAAAAATCTTGTGCAATGATAGGCCAACATTTTTTGATAAATTCATTAGAGAAACCATCTGGTCTAGGTGATTTATCCACTGGCAGATGCTTAACCACTTCATCAATCTCCTGCTTGGAAAAAGGCTCCTCAAGGCATCCAAGGTTTGTAACTCTTTGAAATAGCTGCTCTAGATCAAACTGCACATTGACTGGTTCAGAGGTGCTCAACCTTTCTTTATAAGCAGTCCAAAGCAATTCTGCCTTCTCCTGATGAGTAAAGCATGATGTTCCATTGGTGTCCACCAAAGAGGTTATTTTCCTCTACTGTGGATATATATAAGAAATAGGAGTACAAACAACAGGGGAATCTAGAATCAACTTTCAGCCTACAGAAAGAATAATGCGAGTTACCTGAACACATAGGCTATCTTTGCATCAAGATGTGCAGTCTTCAATCTCCATTTGAAATATTCATATGTagttgatgtcatgattggtgATATGGCTGATCTTCTCACACTCGGAGGAGCTACCTGAAATAATGGAATCATGCAGCTCCTTGCTGCAAGTCAACTTGAGAAACCTTGGATTCACACATCGTAGGTATCCTGGAAGTCTCTCTATGGTGCGGTCGTACAGCTCTATGCTGTCCAGTGATGGGACACCTTGCAGCACCTCCACACTTGGGCAATGGAAGATCATATAATCTTGTGCAACCTGGAGAGGCCGCTAATCCTCTTGAGCTTGGGGCAGTCTAACATGTCAAGTTTCACAACAGAAGGGAAGTTCTCCAAAGATGCCAGATTGCTCAGCTTGTGCAGTCTCAGCTCTCTTAGAGCATGCCTCTTGTTGCTGGGGGGCTTGAAAACAGCTCAGCTTGCATCCACAGATCGCCAGACGCTCGAGAGGGGCCATGGTGCCTGCAGTCACATCCACAGTCTGCTCCTCCCAGTCCCACTCCTCCCATTCGCACAAGCCTTGCAGATAAAGATGTGTCAGATTAGGAAAAGCTGCTGATGTAGATGCAGTGACGCCTCCACCCACAGCCTCCACGGCTCCCTGGAATTCAGACTTGACGCTCTTGATGGCTGCTGCATCTGCAATGCCCAACGTTTTCAAACTAGGGAGGCAACACAAACCGTCAGGGAGTTTGGTGCACGAAGGCAGGTCCTTCAGAATCAAAATCCTCAAGCTCTTAAAGGCACATGCTTCCACTACCATCATCCAATTTGGTAGTGTGCGACCAAAGTATCCTTGAATATGTAAATGGTGAATGCGGGGTGGTGGGCAGAGCTTCTCCAACACCTCTTCCACTGCTGTTGCTTCTCTATCTCATCCTCCAATTCCATGCATCCATTGCTACTCCAATGTAATTCCAAGTACTCAAGGTGCTCCTTGCTGCTAATCCTAGCTGGCAGATACATTCTCGAGATCATGTAAAGTAAGCCTCCTAAGCTTAGAAAGAGGCCCTATCTCTTCCAAGCTGCACCAGCCCCCATCCAAGGTCCATGTGTACCTGGAACCCGTAAAGTATCCTTAGATTTCTTAACCTACCAAACTCCTTCGGTATTACCACATTAGCATTCGAACGATACATATTAAGAGTTCTGAGATGCACCAGTTGTATAATGGTTCTAGGAAGATTCTCCAAATGTACAGAGCGTGCAAGCACAATATGTTGTAGGAACTTCATATTGTCGATGTCGTCTGGCAGCCTTTATATTTGTTTCCTCTAATCCCAAGTATCTTAGGTGCCTCAACTGACATAGGGAGTCAAACCAACCTATCACAATCTCCACCATGTATAGACAATACCCTTAGCATAGAGAAGCTATTCAACAAATCATTCAGCTCAAAGTCGATCTTCGAATTTATAAATAATGTTCTTACTCACTTCTGTTTTTGTAGAACAGCCAATCCAGGTACCAAACTGGTTGGTCCTATGGACAAGCGACGAACAAGACTATCATTACTACCACTGGCAACTTGCATGTCCTGCACCACAAGCGACTCTTCTCTTGCCATAAATTCAGCAAAGGAGCGCACCACATCATGCATACTCTTAGTTTATTTTCTAGTCTCATATTTTCGTGAAGATGGGTTTTCTCCTGGCCCAGTTGCTTCAAAGCATTAGATATagcttctccctccctctcgtGAGCAGCCTAGAAATGTAAAATTTAAATTAGTACAAACTTTGTTGGAACTGCAATACTGAAACAGGGCATAGATTGGACATAGAGATTTTGAAATGTACTGCAGGCTCCATACGTTTTGTTCAGTCGTCAGTCTCATATTTTCCTCAAGATGGGTTTTCTCCTGGCCTAGTTGCTTCAAAGCATTAGATATAGCTTCTTCCTGTCTCTTGTTAGCAACCTAAAATTTAAATTAGTACAAACTTTGTTGGAACTGCAATACGGAAACAGGGCATAGATTGGACATAGAGATCTTGAAATGTACTACAGGCTCCATACATTTTGTTCAGTCGTCAGTCTCATATTTTCCTCAAGATGGCTTTTCCTCTGGCTTAGTTGTTTCAAGGCACCAGATATAGCTTCTTCCTGTCTCTCGTTAGCAACCTAGCAAAGTAAGATTTATATATCAATAAAAGGTTCCACAAATTGGCACGGCAAAGTAAAATGTGTCCTTTGTAGAGACCATCCTCAAATCTGTAAGCTTCCTTTCCAGGTTATGCTTTTCGTCCAACAACAATAGCTCCTGCCAACACAATATAACTACAGTTATGAATTAGCTAGCCGAAGTGGTTGAACTGTTTGATCCTTTTTAACCCCGTACCTGATGAAGTGCACCCATAATTTTCCTGCATAGCAACCAAATCTCTGAATCTTGTGATCGTGATCTAAAGAAAAGCTCCTGCAGCTAAACAACAGCAGGTCAAGGACGAGATGGAAGGAACAAGCAAATTGCAGCTTTCCTAAAATCAGCTACGTACCTTGGTCTCAAGATCAATGAGACGACTATTGGGATGTTCCACAGTGATGCCTTTGTGCAGGGATTCGGGTTGATGCCTGCAAAGCAGAGATCTAGGTTCAAGTCACAAAAAAAAGGTCAACAAGATCGAAGAAAGCATCTGTAACTGTTACTTTGGCATATAAAAATGAAGGACCTGACTAGAGTAGTAGAGTTTGAAGCAAATGGTTTAGAGTCATTTTGCAATCCATACTCCATACCGTACAATATCAAATTACTCCTCCTAAATTCATTCCCATCTCTATGATCTGCATTAAGGAAATCAACTGGGCAATTTAGCATGTGCTCCCTCTGTAATCGTGCAGTAGAAGAACGCATGCAAACATTATGAGCCTTGCCAAGCACATGACACAAACCTGTCCTTATTTCATTGTCTCCATAAAAAGTTCTCTTCATCAATTGTATATTGATGATTCATCAATTGTATATTGATGATTGGACGGCTTCCACACTTACTAAAGGCTTCCTCCAGTGCTGACTGTACAGCATTTCTGACTGACTCATCAGAACCAGCGTCGTCTCCAACATTCGCGTCAAAAACTTCAAGGCTTGCCAAGTTCTCGAAACCAGCACCTGCTACCAGGCTGCACTGCTCTAGTGCGTTTGCATTAAATCCAAGCTTGATCCTTCGAAGATTGGGCATTGCTTCTTTCTTAAAGGCTACGCAAACTGTAGAACAGATGAACTTGAAGTGGTTGAGAACTCTGAATCCCTCCTTGTGAAAGACAATCCTTTCTGATGGGGCACTGCTGACATACAGCGACAGAGCAGAAAGTGCATTGAGTCTGCTGAGAATATCAATGTCACGTTGCCAAAGCTCCCTAACTGCAATCTTCATAACGGATAGCTTGCCAAATTCCCCAGTCCACCGGGGGAGTCTGGAAAATATGCAAATCCTAGGGGAAAACTCAAGCTTTTCAAGAAGCGTTGGAGGAGAGGAGAACATACCATGCATCTTTTGCGTTCAGtgcgctccccccccccccccccccccccccccccaaacacacacacaaattTGAGCCATGGATGAAGATGGGGAAGaacaaaaggaggaagaaggaggaaaggagaatagggaggaagaagaagaggaaattgAGCCCCCCTAAGGTTCAATCCTGCCTCTGCCACTGTTTGCATTCATGGAGTTAATCATTGGGAATTTATCAACATGTCATGAACACTATCAGTGATTTAATGATATTTTcttgaagcaaataaaaatctTATATCACAAATAAAACAGATAGAACTGAAAGGATTTGTTTGATCATGAGTGATTTTTATGCAGTGTTTGACTCTAGATTGCTTTTTCTTACCTCTTAGGAGGTAAGAGCTAAAAGCAAATCACAGGCCTTGATTTATATGAGAAAATTAATTACAGAAAAAACCCCGCTACTGCCTCAAATCACGTTAACTAACGGGCGGAAAAAGATATGCTGTTAGGCCATGTTAGGCACAAGAATAATATAATACATCACATTAGCCAAGATAGATCAAATGGGTTGATCTTCCCCATTATTTATCCTATTTTCTGAACAGAAAATATACACCTAAATATGATAATCACATTCTATctattacctttttcacttccaGAAACAGTAGATGTGCCAAGTGTCTtttggtttgccgagtgcaatccattgggcactcagcaaaggcagagtttgccgagtgcctccagAGAAACACTTGGCATATatattgcactcggcaaaaaatttatttgccgagtgtaggAAAGAAAACACTCGGAAAACAACAaaacgacactcggcaaagaatggacactcggcaaaataccaCCACGTGACCGCCACATGCGATGGCCGTCAAACGGCGTGTTAGCTGTTAGCACTTTGCCCAGTGTTCTCTatcagacactcggcaactacatatgtttgccgagtgttcttacaaggcactcggcaaaacaacaAGTTCTTTCCTCTCCTGCGCTccaaactttttctactctccacatacaacatgtggtactccatgttaaaatttgctATATTTCTCcatctgtttgctatatttaattaatttattgtatTTAGTGGAATTTTTTGGTATTAgtaaaatttgaactgcaagtgattcaaataatggaataaaatgagtgaaaaaaatgatattcatgttattgagtctAGTGTGAGGCCTTACCTAGGAAATgcaaagaaattttgaacatcttgttcaggaaacacgacaaCGAACGTATggtcgaatgatttttaaattctaaaaaaagcaaatgaagtttgaaaatcaaaaGATTTGTTAAGATCTCatgatatcatatgtggaggctatggtaaaaaattgagaagggtTCGCACAATTTTCACATACGAtgcttacaaaccgaagcatcttcAAAGAAGAATCATAGCGTTGAGGAGGATccgataagatttggagtcaaagtgacagtcgaattggggtttgacttcaaaacctTTTTTATGGGCAATAGACaccatagattggttcatgtcaaattttggtaatttttcagatccgtttgataattttaatttattaactgCGACTACATaggggagtgaacttaggtactatgcgaatcaacaggctcaagagtcatgattaccacatatggcttgagcgcctacttccggtgatggttcgaggctatgtccctaaGCATGTCTGGCAAGTGCTAGTGGAGTTGAGAAATTTCTTCTGCCAGTTTTGTGCTAAGGAGTTATCTCATACCGTAGTTccagaaatggaaagaatgacGTCTGTGTTGGtttgtaagttggagaagatcttttcACCCATtttcttcaatccgatgcagcatatgattttgCACCTCttgtatgaagcacgaatgggggggggcctgtgcagggctgttggtgctattcaattgagagatgtcaaaaggttcttcgaaataaatgtaaaaataaatgcaaaattgaagcatcctttgtagaggcatacattctggaggaggtgtcaaacttcacaataaaatactatgctgacaaccttcctagcgtgcataatccacccctCATTACAATGCTGGTGAAGATGAAtcgagccttagcattttccaagggcaactcggaagtgaaAGTAGTGTGACTCACAAGAtcttgaaacatgaagagtggctCACTATCTTGctatatgtgttgaccaacctaacCGAAGTGGATCTGTACATGTTGTAAGTTCTCAATAAACTTGTTCTCAAGTAGTCACTATTCTGTGTCCAACTCCCatgtttctcgttggtacaggGAATTTCATCATCAATTCTAGCGTGAATCAAGAGAACCTACCCCACGCGTCTAGGCCATCATTGACTACTACACTAGCTACAAAAGTATGAAAATCAATAAAACTAAGGCAAGAACCATGAAGCTGACCCAGGAACAATACTTGCAGGTAAATATAGAACATTAACATCTTAAATTTTTCTGAGATTAAGTACGTTTAATTTCATCTTCTTATATGTCATACACTTGATGACATAGGTGCCTCCATGGTAGTGCACCTAGCATCGCTAGTGCTAGGAACACATCGTAGACAAGTGGTGCGACCCCGAGTGGGAGGAGACGCACAACGCTTGTCGGGGCTGGCGTTTGTTGATGCCaggtgcaccacaccatcaagggaACCTCAGGCTCGACGAATACGTGGCTAGATGTGTACacgaattcatttctttattc
This genomic window from Setaria viridis chromosome 8, Setaria_viridis_v4.0, whole genome shotgun sequence contains:
- the LOC140223641 gene encoding uncharacterized protein, with product MVCLKEILILKGNNYTEWRKKIEFSFVCGEVDWVLTTPQPQAPQKPVRADGDDDAAWQQKERDYAPLELAYTLENKQWTTANKKCMALVKNTIEPAILGSIAECDSVSEYLDKIRNQFTGSSKIYATQLFKQLATERYNGGGTGIRDHIMRMYNLAAQLKPMDLELKPGHIMHLVFASLPKEFDTFVVNYNMQPEQWDMEKMIAMCVQEKDRLRSSHGGSLHYVKDNRKKIANPSFKARGKAPMQQNHQKLLPVDKDQCLHCKKKGHFKKDCPDWLKSIMAKRGIPFDEDYAKKRKMR
- the LOC140220328 gene encoding uncharacterized protein yields the protein MEPSEVEAPTSSAAARCWVKEVRELSYDIDDFLDELVYGLNATAASHKDLRGKIAKVREDRSRSRWVADETTRFKSRLEEAIQRHKRYNLDKLQNRQIRIDSNEPPIPPLYGVTVARLVGIDSSMEKLA